GGTTGGCCATAGACACTGCCAAGGACATATACCGCTTATGAAAGTGCATGAAAATCAGCAGTGGGCCCACTTTGACGGGAAAGCAGTACCAATCCTCTCGATTGATCCTAGTCCGACACAAAGGATTGGAGTCAACGGGTTTGAATACCCCTTGGCGAACGTTGCGCTTGGGGTAATATACCAGGGGCGGTTCGATCACAGCCGTTTGGATAAAGGGAATTCCCGCCAGCTGATCATAGGGATAAGGCAGGGTGTTCCAATCCAACTGCTGCAGCAAAAGCCCGGCGCCGCTACCGGCGGGCAGCTGCCGATAGACCCGAGGAATTGAGCCCTGCAGATTGGCTACGATACCTCGGTATGACTGAAGAACCAACCGCTTCAAGCGGTCGATGGTATCGATAAATTCATTGTGTTTTTGTGACAAGCTCTTGGTATCACCATCATTGTCATCGGCAACCAGGAACCGTTGGTGCTCTCGCCAGAAATCATAGAGTCCTTCAACAAATTCACGATACTGCTGCCGGTTGACACTATTGATCTCTTGAATCCCCACTTGCCCGGCGATCAGGGACAGCCCTTGCTCCGACAACAAGGACAGGAACAGGGCCAAACGATCGATGTCGTACTTGGACCCCTTGTTTTGCTCCTGAGCAGATTCCTCTACCCGAAACACCTCCAGGGCCGCCAACAGCGGAGAGTCATATCTATCTAAACGGGCTACGTATCGGGTCAGGAGTTCGCGAAATAGGTCGCTGGCGATTATCTCTTGCGTATTGGTGCAGAGTTGATCACTGCGAATTATCACCTGCCAGTTGTGGACTTTGGTAGCCAAATCTATCACTCCCAAGAAGTTTTCAGTACAATAGTACCTGTATGCAACAAATCACTAGAACCGGTACTTCCGGAACTAGTGAATTTGGTAACCTGACCCCCCAATGAGCATGCCCATGACGGGAAGGCCCACTATGAGATTACTCATGATGAGGTTGCTCGGAGGGAAATCGCCAAGTCAAGGAATTAACTTGTGGTTACTGGAAAAGAAAGGCAAAGAAGCTAATTTGCCTACACAGAGGGGAGATTGACAAGGACGAAAACTATATCCTTTATTTTTCTTCTTGGATTGCCATATTCCTCTTGAGCCCGAGAAAACAAAAGGGGTTGTACCCAAGGAACTACGAAGAGTTCATTGGCAACAACCCCGCTGGAACATGGGTTTACCGCCGATCGATGACGAATTTCACTCCCGCCTTGGACAAGGCACTGTACAGGGAGACAGCAATGACACCATCGAGAAGATGATGGAGAATCGTGCCGATCCCCACTGATACCACGGCAGTGGTCAGGTCAAAGCCAAAGGGCAATACCACCAGAGCTTCCCCCAGACCGTGGATCGGTGCCACGGCCAGGATCACTTGCCACGGTGAATAGCCCTTACGCCACAGGTAGGCTCCCGTTACTGCCCAAATTATGTGAATGAAGGCACGAGCCGCTACGATGGGCCCCAAGGTAATCAAGAATCCCAAAGTCGATCCCACCCCAACAATGGCCGCAATCCCGGGACTAATGAACATCGCTAACATACTAGGAACGTGGGTACCCAGTGTGGCAGAAAAGGGTGGAATATATATCTGGAGCCATCCAGCAAAGGCCAAGGGAATCATGATGGCAAAGGCTGTGAGCAGTCCACCGATAACCAATTGCTTGGTCTTAGCCATATTTGTTTCCTCCTCTCCACGCCTATTATATAGTAAATGCAGCTGTCTTGTCACTAGTAAAGGCACAAGATAATTGTGTTATAATGGAATAACCAGAGCGAGGAGGGATAGGTCATGAGTGCCCAACAGCGTCGAGCCCAACTGGTTGCCCTCTTACAGGATAGTAATCTGCCGATCACCGGCGCCAATCTAGCCAATATGCTGGGAGTCAGCCGCCAGGTAATTGTAACCGATGTCGCCATCTTGCGGGCAAAGGGAACCCAAATCCTGGCTACACCCCAGGGATACATGCTGACCGGCAATAGTGGAGACAAGGTCTCAAGAACCATTGCCGTTAAACATGCCGCCAGCCCACAGATAATCAAGGAAGAGTTGGACCTAATCGTAGACAACGGCGGATTTGTTCGAGACGTAATCGTAGAGCACCCCTTGTATGGGGAAATCCGTGGACTGTTAATGCTCAAGTCCCGCAAGGACGTTGCCGAGTACTTGGAGCGGATGCAAACCCACGACGCGGAACCTCTATCGGTACTCACGGAGGGAGTCCACCTGCACACTATTGAAGCTGACGACGACGAAACAATCAAGCACATCGAGGAAGAATTGGCCAAGGCTGGATATGCCCTAGACCTTGAATGACAACAAGCGGGCAGCTGATAGCCTCCTAGCTCAGCTGCCCGCTTTTCATATCGGCAAGACATGGGGGCAAAATCGCCGGCGAAGCAACTGGTCTCACCCTGAGTCAGCCCGTCACCTAATCTTCCTGCTTCAGTTCCTTCTTGATTAGATCGACAGCCTCATCGGGGCTGTCCATAAAGGCCAAACATCCCGGCATCGGCTCCTGGTCTTCCCCCTCGGGTAACTCCAGTGTTTTCTCCCAGGTGTCAATGAACTCCTGCCACCGAGCTTGATCGGCTTCGCTCATCAAGTCAACATCGGCAGCGGTAAATTCTCGATGAAGCTTGGCATCCTCTTCACCGGACAACATCTGATCGGCAATATTAAACAGAATCATGTCTTCCTTTTGGATATGGCGAGATAAATGGGCCGTGTACCGGAGAATGGCATCGGCCAGTTCCTCTCGATCCTCGGTCGCGATGTCTTCACCCTCCCCTTTGACAATGGTATTAAGGATAGTATCAATCTCCCCGACGTAATCCCGCCCCATCACGTGTTCCCTAATCATCACATCGACGGGGCCACCGGGTGGTAGGCCCTTTTCCCGCAGGCGGGGAAAGAGCAATTCCTCTTCTTTTCCGTGATGAAACATGTCGGCATATTCCCGAGCAAATTTTACTCCCTGCCGCAAGAGGTCCAAGTCAACCTCTTCCCCTGCCCTCACCTTAGCTGCAGCACAATCCAAAATCCGCAAAACCCGCTTAATCTGTCGGTGTTCCTGGCGCAGTATATCTGTTGCATGCATTGCTTGTCCTCCCATCGCACTAGCCTGGCATCGATACTGCCCGGCGACTTCCTACAGTTAATTTATACCCCCATCAAGGACCGCGCTAACTTGTAAGATTTGTCGCAGGACAGAACGTATTAGAGAAGGAGTGGATTGGCCAATTAACTAGGCGCTAGTAAAAAGCTTGCCAGAAACTGCCAGGACCCAGTCGAGGTTATCTATCTCTGGAAAGGCGTACCCTCTATATGAGTGTGCAATTTCCACGGGTTATGTAGTTTTTGTAGAACGAAGGAGGAGTACCCATGAACTCTCTACCAAGAGTCGCCTATTTCTGCATGGAGTACGGCCTACACGAAGATCTCGCCATTTACGCCGGTGGTCTGGGAATTCTCGCGGGAGACATCCTCAAGGCTGCAAAGGACTTAAACAAACCGATGGTCGGGATTGGTATTCTCTGGGCAGAAGGGTATACATATCAAAGGTTAGATGATCATGGTTGGCCCTATGACGCCTTCCCTCCCCTGCAACGGGATGGCTTAGAGGATACCGGGGTCATCATTCATGTCGAACTGCGAGGAGATGTTGTCCCAGTCAAGGTCTGGAAAACCGAGCGATATGGCAACGTTCCCCTCTATTTGCTGGACACCGATGTCCCCAACAGCAGCTACGGCTGGATTACCCGACGCCTCTATGGAGGTAGTGATTACGACCGCGTAGCCCAAGAAATCGTTCTCGGCGTCGGAGGTGTCAGAGTCCTTCGGGCCCTCAACATTCCCGTTGATGTCTATCACTTCAACGAAGGTCATGCGGTTTTTGCCGGAATCGAACTAATTCGAGAGAAGATGGAACAAAGGCAGATGAGCTTTGACCAAGCTTGGAAGAAAACCATTGAAGAATGCGTCTTCACCACCCATACCCCAGTCATGGCAGGAAATGAGTCCCATGACCATGGCCTTCTGCGGGAATTAGGAGCCTACGGACCCCTTAACTACGAGCAGATGAAGGCCCTGGGGGGAGATCCCTTCGCGATGACCGTCGCCGGTTTACGCCTTTCCCATGTGGCCAATGGTGTTGCCAAACTGCACGGCAAGACAGCCCGGACGATGTGGGACGATGTCTGCAACCGGGCACCGATTGTGGATATCACCAACGGAGTACACACCGACACCTGGCAGGATGCCGAGATTCGGAAGGCATACTACTCTGGAGTAGGATTGTGGGAAGCCCATGTCAGAGCCAAGAAGCGGCTAATCCAAGAGGTCAAGGAACAGACGGGAGTCCAATTGGATCCCGATGTGCTGCTAATTGGATTTGCCCGCCGGGCTGCTCCCTATAAGCGCAGCGACTTGATTTTCCATCGTCCGGAGGTAATTGAGCCCTTGCTAGAGGATCGACAACTGCAGCTGGTGTTCTCCGGCAAGGCCCACCCCATGGACGAAACGGGAAAACGGATTATTAGTAACCTGGCCAAGGTAACCCGGCGCCATCCCGATACCGTTGTGTTCCTGGAAAACTACAACATGAGAATCGGTCGACTGATGACTGCCGGAAGTGATGTCTGGCTCAACAACCCGAGAAGGCCCTTAGAAGCCTCGGGAACCTCGGGAATGAAGGCGGCGATGAACGGAGTCCTGAATTTCAGTATCCTTGACGGATGGTGGCCGGAGGGTTGCATCCATGGCGTCAACGGCTGGCAGTTTGGTGGGGGCTATGAAGGGCCGGGACAGACGGAACACGATGTAGCCAGCCTGTATGAGGTCCTACTGAAGGAAGTGCTGCCCACCTACTACGAAGATCCCGCCCGCTGGCAGGCGATGATGCGGGCCAGTATCGATATGTCCATAGAGCGCTTCTCGGCGGCCCGTATGGTTCAAGAGTACTACAACCTACTGTACTGGCCTCAAACTACCGTCCGAAAGGTGCAAGAGGCCAAGGAGCTGGCAGTCACCTAGCCCCTTCGGCAGGGGATGGGATCTGACTTGTCAAACTATGGTCTAGGACCAAGTCCCTTGGGACTAAACCATAGGAAAGCAGGTAAGAATCATGGACTCGATTCAAGTTAACGAGCAAAGACTAGTAGACAACTTCTGCAAGCTAGTCCGCATCGATAGTTCCACTGGAAAGGAAAAACTGATCGCAGAAGAGCTCAAGAGACAATTAGCGGATTTAGGGGCAGCGGTAAGAGAAGATGATGCCGGGACCACCTTTGGCGGCAACTGTGGAAACCTGATTGCCAAGATTCCCGGTACCAAACCGGGGCCAACCTTGCTGCTGTCGGCTCACATGGACCGGGTAGAACCGGGCCAAGGCATCAACCCGGTAATTACCGATGGCATCATTCGCAGCCAAGGTGACACCATTCTTGCGGCCGATGACGTAGCAGGAATCGCTGAAATTCTAGAAGCCCTAAGGGTAATCAAGGAGAACCAACTGCCCCATGTCCCCGTAGAAGTGGTCTTCACCGTGGCCGAAGAAGGAGGACTCAAGGGAGCTAAGGCCTTGGACACCCAGCAGCTGGAATCCACCATGGGCTTTATGCTCGATGGCGGCGGACCGGTGGGTACCGTCACCGTCCAGGCTCCAGCTCAAACAGGAATTACCGCCACCTTTCACGGTAAATCGGCTCACGCCGGAATTGCTCCCGAAAAAGGGATCAACGCCCTTGTTGCCGCCGCCTTGGCTGTAGCCAAGATGAAGTTGGGACGAATCGATGAAGTAACTACAGCAAACATCGGGGTTCTAACCGCGGGACAAGCCACTAACATTGTTCCCGACCGAGCCGTCCTCAAGGGTGAAGCCCGCAGCCGCAATCCCGAAAAGCTGCGAGCACAGGTTGAGCACATGGTGGCTTGTATCAACGAGGCCTGCAGCCAAACAGGAGCCACTGTAGATCTAGACGTGGTCGACAGCTACCCAGCCTTTCAGCTCGGGGAACAGGAACCCGTAGTGGAGCTTATCACCACTGCCTGCAAGCAAGCTGGGATCCCGGTACAGCTGGTGGGAAGCGGTGGCGGTAGCGATGCCAATATCATCAACGGTAAGGGTATTCCCTGTGTGGTCCTGGGTATGGGATATGAAGATGTGCACAGTACCAATGAGTCCATCCCCACAGACCAGTTGGTCAAGGGAGCCCAGCTGATCGCAACCTTACTGCAGATCGCCTAGACCTTAAGTTCACAATCACGAGATGAAGCACCGCTGCCGGGCTCAGCGGTGCTCAACCTTTCTTAAGGTAGCTTTACATATAATGAGGGCGTTGATAATGGTCCTGAAGCTTGCGCAGCGTCTCACCAAAACGCTGGAAGTGGACAACCTCCCGCTGCCGGAGGAACCTTAAGGTATCGGTCACCCCCGGATCGTCGGACAAGTTAATCAGCCACTCGTAGGTGGATCGGGCCTTTTCCTCTGCTGCCATGTTTTCGTACATATCAGTGATGGGATCGCCCTTAGACTGAATGTATGCCGCGGTCCAGGGCACCCCGTCACCGTTGACAAAGTACAATGCCTTGTCGTGATCAGCGTAGTAGCCCTCCATGCCCGCTTCCTTGATTTCCTCTATCGTTGCGTCCTTAATCAAGTGGTACACCAGAGCGGCAACAATCTCCATATGGGCTAATTCCTCAGTCCCGATATCGGTGAGAACCGCCACCCCCTCTTTGATGGGCATGGTGTACCGCTGAGTCAAGTACCGCAAAGATGCAGCCAATTCTCCGTCGGGCCCACCGTACTGGGTGATAACAGCCTTTGCCAACTTCGGATTGGGACCCATAACTTTGACGGGATACTGCAGTTTCTTTTCGTACAACCACATTCCCTAGCCCCTCCTCACCATCGCGAAATTGATCTCCCAGGGCCACGGCCGATCCAGCCAGCGCCAACTACCCTCACTGGGAGAGTGACCGAAGTTGACTAACGGCCCAAAGATCTTCTCATATTCGTCCTTAACAGCATTAAACTGACAGCTCAGTCGATTAAAGATACCTAAAGCCCGCATATCCTCGGGATGGGTATCCAGGTAAAGGTTTAGCTCGACTAAAGCAAACTCCAGGTCCATCAAGTCCTGAAGCAATTCCAATTCCTGGGGATGCATCTCTTGCTCGATCCTCTCCACCGCCAATCCTCCTTTCAATGGCTAATTACCGTTCCTTCCGCCGGTAGGGTCTGTACAATTCGGGAAAGATTGTGCCTCGCATTAATCCCACCTCCGGTGGCCACAATCGATCCAACCGTTGGATGGGAACATAGGCTTGGGCCAGTTTGAATCTGGGACCCATTTCCTCAGCCTCCTTTCGTATCGTCGCAATATCCTATTCGTCTTCAGGAGCATTGGTCAAAGAAAAAAGCCACTTCCCCACAAAGAGGAAATGGCTATTCACAATTGCTCTTGTCCTAGCTTGTCTTAGCTTGTCCCCACCTAGCTTTTCTGCAACTCCAAGAGCTGAGTGAGGGCCTCTTCAAATCCCGGTTTACCCAACAATGCGAACATGTTCCGCTTGTAGGCCTCTACCCCAGGTTGATCAAAGGGATTGACTCCCATGAGGTAACCGCTGACACCGCAGGCCTTCTCGAAGAAATAGATCAAGGCGCCGCAATGAAACTCCGTCAGCTTCGGAATGCTCACTAGCAGGTTAGGCACTCCGCCATCGATGTGGGCCATGATCGTGGCCTCCATCGCTTGCTTGTTGACATAATCTAGGGTCTTGTTGGCCAGATAGTTGAGACCATCCAGATTAGCAGGATCCTCGGATATTGTCAGGTCCTGCCTGGGCTCTTCCACCTTCAGTACCGTCTCCATCAGGAAACGTCGACCCTCTTGAATATACTGACCCATGGAATGCAGGTCCGTAGTGAAGTCCACGGAAGCTGGGAAAATCCCCTTGCTGTCTTTACCTTCACTTTCTCCGTACAGCTGCTTCCACCATTCCGAGAAGTAATGGAGATTGGGCTCGTAGTTGACCAACAACTCGATCAGGTATCCCTTGCGGTATAGGCAGTTGCGGACCGCCGCATATTGGTAGGCCTCATTCTCCTCCAAGTCTGCTTTGGCGTAGGCCTGCCGGGCCCAAGCGGCACCCTCCAACAAAGCATCGATATCAAACCCAGCCGCGGCGATGGGCAGCAGTCCCACAGGAGTGAGGACAGAATACCGCCCGCCAATATCGTCGGGGATCACAAAGGTCTCATACCCCTGCTCCTCCGCCAAAGTACGCAACGCACCCTTGGCCCGGTCGGTAGTGGCATAGATGCGTCGACTAGCCTTTTCTGGACCGTACTTGGCTTCCATCCACTCCTTCATAAAGCGAAAGGCTAGAGCCGGTTCCGTGGTGGTTCCCGACTTGGAAATCACGTTGACGGAAACGTCCTTATCTTCTAGCAGGTCAAATAATTCCCGATGATAGGTAGAACTAATGCTGTTGCCAAGGAAATAAATCTCAAGCCGACGGTCATCGGTCCGAGCCAGTAAGTTGCTGAAGTTGTGACCCAACATCTCAATTACGGCCCTGGCCCCCAGGTAGGAGCCACCGATACCAATCATCAGTAGCACATCAGAATCACTGCGAATCTTCTCCGCTGCTTGCTTAACTCGAGCAAACTCTTCCCGATCATAGTTGACTGGAAGATCGATCCACCCCAAGAAATCACTACCGGGACCCCTTCCTTCATGAAGGGCCTTATGGGCAGCTGCAACGGAGGGTGCGATGTTAGCTAGCTCATGTTCTGCAAGAAAGCGCGATACCCCTGAATAATCGAACTGCAAATATCTTCCCAAAGACATCACCCCATCTAAAAAAGGCCTTACTCGCCGATTTTACACTAGTAACACAAAAATTACAAGCTATCCTGAAAATCCCACAACAATCTTGGTAATACTAAAATTTTATTCGATAAAATACACGAATCGCCCATTCCTTCAGGGAATCCGGTAGTAACCGAGCCAAGGTCAAGAACTGCCGTGAAGCAAAATCTCCCGCAGGATAACGCCCTTTGCGCCCCTGATCCTCCACCGCCTTCCAGACCTGACGGGCGACTACCTCCGGTCCAGGAGCCCTGCGGAGATTCACGTCAATGGTTTCCCAACTGGCCTTCAGCCAAGGCTCGTAGGGAGACTGGCCGCCTTGTACCTGGGGCGCAAAGGTTGTGGCATTGTTAAAGTTAGTATTGATATCTCCCGGTAGGATACTCACGACTTTTATTCCAAAGGGACGCAATTCTTGCCGCAAACCTTCGGTGAAGGCTTCCACGGCATGCTTGCTGGCAGAATAATGGGTCTGATAGGGGATGACTAATTTTCCCGCTAGAGAACTGATGTTAATAATCATCCCCTGCCTCCGCTCCCGCATATGGGGAACCACTGCCTGCGTCACCCGCAGAAGTCCAAAGACGTTGAGGTCAAACTGCTTGATAGTTAACTCCATCGGCATTTCCTCGATAGGACCGTACACCGCCCCACCGGCATTGTTGACCAACAGATCAATCGACTGGGCCTGCTCAAGGATTTTCTCTACCCCGTCGGTCACCGAAGCATCGTCGGTGACGTCCATGGCCACAAATCTCACCCGGTCTCGCAGCTCTTGTGGCAGGCTCTCCACCCGGTCCAAGCTCCGGGTTGTCCCCCACACCCGATATCCTTGCTCTGCCAGCAGCATCGCAATGGCAGCGCCAATACCGCTGCTGGCACCGGTGACCAGCGCATTACCCCTTGTTGTCACGATTCTCCCTTCCTCCTCAATCGATGAATAATACCAGCTTGGAGACACTAGTGAGTGTCCGCTACCAAGCCCAAATATTCCTCTGGGTTTACATATAATTTACTTTCCTAACTAGGAACCCCGCCATACAACGAGAATACTAGCTAAGTTGTCCTTAGCTAGCTTGTATCGGTGCATTGAGGTGATCATCGTTGATATATGGATCCTACTTAGATCGACAAAAACAATGTCCCCTCCTGTCGGGGCTGTTGGCCCATGCCCGGAGCAACCCCACTCAATTCCATATTCCCGGACACAAGGGGGGCAAGGGCATGGATCCCCAATTCCGGAAACTCATCGGGGACAAAGCCTTAGCAATAGATTTGATCAACATCACCCCTTTGGACGATTTGCACAACCCAACGGGGATCATCCGCGAGGCTCAAGTGCTGGCCGCGGAGGCCTTTGGAGCCGAACACACCTTTTTCTCTGTCCAAGGTACCAGCACCGCAATCATGGCCATGATCATGTCGGTGTGCAAACCGGGAGACAAAATCATCGTCCCCCGCAACGTTCACCGCTCAATTCTTTCGGCCCTTATCTTCTCCGGAGCCAAGCCCATTTTCCTGCATCCGGAAATGGATCATAAAATCGGAATTGCCCATGGAATTACTACCAAAGCGGTGGAAACAGCTCTCATCAAGCATCCCGACGCCAAAGCAGTGCTGGTGATCAACCCAACTTATTTTGGCATTGCGGCCAACCTCGCGGATATCGTCGAGGTTGCCCATCGACATGGAGTCCCCGTCCTCGTCGATGAAGCCCATGGGATCCATATCCACTTTCATCCGGACCTACCGATGTCTGCGATGCAAGCCGGTGCCGATTTGGCGGCCACCAGTGTTCATAAGTTAGGCGGTTCCCTAACCCAGAGTTCCGTGCTCAATCATCAGGGTAACCTGGTCAACTATCGACATGTGCAATCGGTACTCAACATGCTGACCACTACCTCTACATCATATTTGTTGTTGGCTTCCCTGGACACCGCCCGCAGACAATTGGCATTGAAGGGTAGAAAGCTGATTAGCAGGGCTCTGGCTCTAGCGGAAAAGGCTCGCCAAGCCATCAATAAGATCCCCGGCCTATACTGCGTCGGTCCGGAAATTCTTGGCTCTGAAGCCACCTATGACTTGGACCCGACGAAATTAATGATCCACGTTAAGGAATTGGGACTGACGGGACACGATGTTGAGGTATGGCTGCGCCAGAACCACAACGTCGAAATTGAGCTCAGCGACATGTACAATATTCTCTGTGTGGTTAGTCTAGGAGATGACAAGAAAACCATCGACAAGCTAATCTCTGCCCTCAAGTCCCTCAGCGATGAGTTTTATCCCGTGCGCAAGGAAACGGATCCCATTCGGGTGACGGTACCGGAAATTCCGGAGTTGGCAGTTTCACCGCGGCAAGCCTTCTATGCCGACGTCGAGACCGTTCCCTTAAGGGAGTCCGTTGGCAGAATCGTTGCAGAGCTGATCACCGTTTATCCACCGGGAATTGCCATCGTTCTCCCTGGAGAAATCATGAGCGAGGCCAATCTGCAGTACATTATCGAGAACATGGAAGCAGGACTGCCGGTGATGGGACCCCAGGACAGAACCCTGGCTACCCTCCGAGTGATCAAAGACGTGAAGGGCATTGAGTAACCCCTTCCCGGCGGCAGGATAGTTCGGCCCTGTCCCGAATGTGGATGTATCAGTGAAAGTTTTTGGCAGCAGCACAATAACTGATAATTCTGATTGGATACTAAGTTAAGTAAGGATGAAGAAGATCTAGGAGGTTTGGGAACATGCTACTAAAGGATCTATATGCCCTCGCCATCGCCAAGGGTATCGAGGCCGATCCCCGGGGCCGGGAAGAGGTAGAGAGAATTCTGAAGGAAGCTAAGCAGGAGTACGAAGAACTATCGGATTCAGCCAAGGAAGAATTTGATCGGGAACAATTGACCAATCCCTATGCCGATACCAGAATTTCCTTTGGCGATCCTGAGCTTGAGGTTAACCGCTTGATTACCGGCGTCGATGTCGATACCAGTGAGTTGCTTCTGGTCAACGAACTCAACCGCCAAGGTCGAGACATCGATCTCGTTATCGCTCACCATCCCGTGGGTTTGGGACGGATTAACTTCAAAGATGTCATGTACATGCAGGCGGACATGATGGCTAACTTCGGAGTCCCAATTAATGTTGCCGAAGCGATCTTAGCTCCTAGAGCGGCAGAGGTAGGTCGTGCTGGGTTGCCGGCTAACCACTATCGGGTGGTGGACGCGGCTCGTCTGCTGAACATACCGGTAATGTGCATGCACACTCCTGCCGATAACAATGCGCAGCTGTTTGTACAGAACCATTTGGACCAGGCAGCACCGAGAACCCTCGATGACGTAGTCGAGGCTCTCAAGGAGATTCCCGAATACAAGCAAGCTGCCAAGATGGGAATTGGTCCCACGATTCTAGTGGGCAATGGTAAGAACAGAGCCGGAAGGATCGCCGTCATTATGACCGGTGGCACCGGTGGTCCCGCGGAAGATATCGAAGCTTTGGTCAACGCCGGAGTAGGCACCATTGTCGAGATGCACCTATCGGAGGAGAAGAGAAAGTTGGCTGAAAAGCATCACCTCAATGTTGTGATCGCCGGTCACATGGCCAGTGACTCGCTGGGGATGAACCTGATCCTCGACGAATTTGCCAAGCAGGGAGTTGCCATTGAGACCTTCTCGGGGTTGATCCGAGTCAGCCGTAACTAATTTACAGGGAAAACAGTTTGTCTGAGAAAGGAGCGTTGTCAAACCACTAGCAGGTAGTGGCAGCGCTCCCTTTTTTTCTGGGCCCAGGGTCCTTCCCTGGACTGCGGGCTAGTTTTTCTGCCATCACGTTACTTGTCAGGCGTTAAGGTCCTAGGATCTGGGTAAGAAGGATATACGCACCAGAATTTTCTTCCAGAAATATTGGGGGTCATGGTATGTGGGCTGTGTATGCTTTGTTATCTGCAGTATTTGCAGCGCTGACGTCGATCTTGGCGAAGATCGGTATCGAGGGTATCAGCTCCAATTTGGCTACGGCGATTCGGACCGTAGTTGTGGTGATAATGTCTTGGGGTATTGTGTTCATCACCGGGGTACAGAATCAAATCTCCAATCTGAACCAACGTAACTGGCTCTTCTTGGTTCTCTCGGGACTGGCTACGGGATTCTCATGGCTCTTTTACTATCGGGCCCTACAGATTGGTGAAGCCTCCAAGGTTGTTCCGGTGGATAAGTTCAGCGTGGTCATCTCCATGGTATTGGCCTTCATTATCCTCAAGGAGCCGGTGACCACTAAAACCGTGGTTGGTGGTTTACTGATTACCGCAGGTACCTTTGTCTTAATCCTGCAATAGACAGTCAGGGCAGTATACAAAAAAATGGCGATGGGGTGAGAGATTATGGCAATTGCATGGACTCCGGACTTAGCGGTAGGCGTCGAACTCATCGACGAGCAGCACAAAGAGCTCTTCAAACGGATTAATGACCTCTTCGAAGCCTGCAATCAAGGTAAGGGCAAAGAAGCTGTTGCTGAGACCATTGATTTCCTGGAGGACTATGTGGTAGTCCATTTTACCGATGAACAAGCTCTGATGCGTAGACACCGA
The Bacillota bacterium DNA segment above includes these coding regions:
- a CDS encoding ECF transporter S component, with amino-acid sequence MAKTKQLVIGGLLTAFAIMIPLAFAGWLQIYIPPFSATLGTHVPSMLAMFISPGIAAIVGVGSTLGFLITLGPIVAARAFIHIIWAVTGAYLWRKGYSPWQVILAVAPIHGLGEALVVLPFGFDLTTAVVSVGIGTILHHLLDGVIAVSLYSALSKAGVKFVIDRR
- a CDS encoding transcription repressor NadR — protein: MSAQQRRAQLVALLQDSNLPITGANLANMLGVSRQVIVTDVAILRAKGTQILATPQGYMLTGNSGDKVSRTIAVKHAASPQIIKEELDLIVDNGGFVRDVIVEHPLYGEIRGLLMLKSRKDVAEYLERMQTHDAEPLSVLTEGVHLHTIEADDDETIKHIEEELAKAGYALDLE
- the glgP gene encoding alpha-glucan family phosphorylase codes for the protein MNSLPRVAYFCMEYGLHEDLAIYAGGLGILAGDILKAAKDLNKPMVGIGILWAEGYTYQRLDDHGWPYDAFPPLQRDGLEDTGVIIHVELRGDVVPVKVWKTERYGNVPLYLLDTDVPNSSYGWITRRLYGGSDYDRVAQEIVLGVGGVRVLRALNIPVDVYHFNEGHAVFAGIELIREKMEQRQMSFDQAWKKTIEECVFTTHTPVMAGNESHDHGLLRELGAYGPLNYEQMKALGGDPFAMTVAGLRLSHVANGVAKLHGKTARTMWDDVCNRAPIVDITNGVHTDTWQDAEIRKAYYSGVGLWEAHVRAKKRLIQEVKEQTGVQLDPDVLLIGFARRAAPYKRSDLIFHRPEVIEPLLEDRQLQLVFSGKAHPMDETGKRIISNLAKVTRRHPDTVVFLENYNMRIGRLMTAGSDVWLNNPRRPLEASGTSGMKAAMNGVLNFSILDGWWPEGCIHGVNGWQFGGGYEGPGQTEHDVASLYEVLLKEVLPTYYEDPARWQAMMRASIDMSIERFSAARMVQEYYNLLYWPQTTVRKVQEAKELAVT
- a CDS encoding M20/M25/M40 family metallo-hydrolase, with amino-acid sequence MDSIQVNEQRLVDNFCKLVRIDSSTGKEKLIAEELKRQLADLGAAVREDDAGTTFGGNCGNLIAKIPGTKPGPTLLLSAHMDRVEPGQGINPVITDGIIRSQGDTILAADDVAGIAEILEALRVIKENQLPHVPVEVVFTVAEEGGLKGAKALDTQQLESTMGFMLDGGGPVGTVTVQAPAQTGITATFHGKSAHAGIAPEKGINALVAAALAVAKMKLGRIDEVTTANIGVLTAGQATNIVPDRAVLKGEARSRNPEKLRAQVEHMVACINEACSQTGATVDLDVVDSYPAFQLGEQEPVVELITTACKQAGIPVQLVGSGGGSDANIINGKGIPCVVLGMGYEDVHSTNESIPTDQLVKGAQLIATLLQIA
- a CDS encoding manganese catalase family protein, with the protein product MWLYEKKLQYPVKVMGPNPKLAKAVITQYGGPDGELAASLRYLTQRYTMPIKEGVAVLTDIGTEELAHMEIVAALVYHLIKDATIEEIKEAGMEGYYADHDKALYFVNGDGVPWTAAYIQSKGDPITDMYENMAAEEKARSTYEWLINLSDDPGVTDTLRFLRQREVVHFQRFGETLRKLQDHYQRPHYM
- a CDS encoding spore coat protein CotJB, coding for MHPQELELLQDLMDLEFALVELNLYLDTHPEDMRALGIFNRLSCQFNAVKDEYEKIFGPLVNFGHSPSEGSWRWLDRPWPWEINFAMVRRG
- a CDS encoding spore coat associated protein CotJA, with protein sequence MGPRFKLAQAYVPIQRLDRLWPPEVGLMRGTIFPELYRPYRRKER
- a CDS encoding glucose-6-phosphate isomerase: MSLGRYLQFDYSGVSRFLAEHELANIAPSVAAAHKALHEGRGPGSDFLGWIDLPVNYDREEFARVKQAAEKIRSDSDVLLMIGIGGSYLGARAVIEMLGHNFSNLLARTDDRRLEIYFLGNSISSTYHRELFDLLEDKDVSVNVISKSGTTTEPALAFRFMKEWMEAKYGPEKASRRIYATTDRAKGALRTLAEEQGYETFVIPDDIGGRYSVLTPVGLLPIAAAGFDIDALLEGAAWARQAYAKADLEENEAYQYAAVRNCLYRKGYLIELLVNYEPNLHYFSEWWKQLYGESEGKDSKGIFPASVDFTTDLHSMGQYIQEGRRFLMETVLKVEEPRQDLTISEDPANLDGLNYLANKTLDYVNKQAMEATIMAHIDGGVPNLLVSIPKLTEFHCGALIYFFEKACGVSGYLMGVNPFDQPGVEAYKRNMFALLGKPGFEEALTQLLELQKS